A stretch of DNA from Caldisericota bacterium:
GGTTCGAGTCAATTTGAAGAACCGACTTTCCACTTTACACGAGCGCATTGGGAAAAAAGCCCGATCGATAAAGATTTCTCAGTCGTGTAGCGATACTATTAAGGATGTATTGGACAAAAAGAAGCTATTTACGATTGAGCAGGTATCTGCAATTTTTGATCATATTAAGAGCACAGGTGAAAGCATATTTGGGCAGACAGATCTTTCCGTAGAGTTTAAACTTATACTACAAAGTGAGAATAGAGTATTTGATTTTGTTAAAGGAATTAGTCCTGGCATCATTATTCCTGTCGGACCATTTGATACCCATACAGTTATCCCTTTGATATTTACTTCCCAGATGACGCTTCCTGCACTTGTGCTTAAACTTGTTTCTCTTGGGTACCCGGGAAAAAGTTACGAATCCGAAATCAAAAGAAGAAAAAAATCTCAATTTAGAGCTTTTTTTGTGAATCCCTTTTTTAACGCGGGTTGGGAAATTTATGTCAAGCAAGTGATGAGCAGTCGATTAAAAAATGAGTATGGGGATGAGTTTGAACTTGCTTTTTTATATGACCAGTACAGTATACTACTCAAGGCATTTATTGAGAATGAACTGTTTAACAACAGAATAGGGGTTGAGGAATTTAAAAAGATTATCGAAGAAGACAGAATTATTCTTAATAAAGATGGGTTTATTAATAGTATTATTACTGAAAATGGAAAAAGCTTAAAGGGTGTTATAGGACTTAATTTTATTATGGCAATTAAGGAAAAAGTACTTAGAAACAAGATGAATGAGAAAGAATTTCATATACAACTTTTATCTCATTCATCGCTTCCTTTTAGATTCATCGAACAAAGGATAAGGGTGTGAATAAGCCAAAATTTATCATAGCAATTGCAGGGAATATAGGTGCAGGGAAATCTACACTGACTAAACACCTATCAGAAAAATGGCATTTTCAATCTGTTCTTGAGCCAGAAGCAAAAAATCCGTTTCTGAAAGATTTTTATAAAGATTCAAAGAAATGGGCATTTTATTCACAGTTGTTCTTTCTTACAGAACGAGCAAGAATGCAAAAAATAGCAGAAGCAAATGCACAGTACCTTTTGTTGGATAGAACAATTTATGAGGATGCCGAAGTATTTGCCAGAATTGTGCTTTCCAGGAAGGAGTACGAAATATATAAACGTGCGTACGACCTTATAGTAGAGACGCTTACTCCTCCCAATTTGGTTGTCTACCTGAAAACATCTGTTCCTACGCTGATGGAACGCATAAAAGAGCGTGGAAGGGTGTACGAAAAAAATATTCACAGATCTTATATCAAAAAACTTAATGAGCAGTACAATCGCTGGATGAGTGAATTTAAAATAGCCCCTGTTATTCAGATCGACACAGATAAATATGAGCTTTTTAGTTTGTTTGGAGACATGGATGATGTGAGGAAAGAGATAGAAACTTTTTTTTGGTGCAGGCAGAATAAGAAATGAACAAAAACATGGACGAGCAAAAAAGTTTTGAAAAAGAAGTTTTTTTGGGGATACTCCCTCTTGCTATAAGAGAAGCACTGCAATCGATTGGCGATTTTGACAAACTGATTGAAATCGTTTTGGATCTTGGCAGAAAACCTGAAGCTCGTTTTCCGGATAAGACTGTTTATCTCATGGAGGATCCTGTAACAAAAAAAGAACTTGATTTTGTTATATCACATGTAGGTGATTTTGATAAGGATAATCGTGCCGGTATAGAACGCACGCTTCATAGAATATCTGCCGTGAAAAATCGGCGTGGGGATATCATTGGCCTTACCTCTCGAGTAGGAAGGGCAATTTATGGAACAATGGAACCGATACGTGATATTATAAAAGGTGATAAAAATGTTTTACTTCTTGGTAAGCCGGGTGTTGGAAAAACAACTCTTTTGCGCGAGGCTGCTCGGGTTATTAGTGAAGAACTTGGTAGACGGGTTATTGTTGTTGACACATCTAATGAGATTGCAGGTGATGGCGATATTCCGCACCCGGGTATTGGCAGTGCACGAAGAATGCAGGTTCCTTTTGACCGAGGGCAAGAGGATGTGATGATAGAAGCTGTTGAAAACCATTATCCGGAAGTAATAATAATTGATGAAATAGGGCGTTCTGAAGAGGCAAAAGCATGCAGAACAATTGCAGAGCGTGGCGTGAGACTAATAGGAACTGCGCATGGAACAAGTATCGAAAATCTTCTTGTAAATCCTACTCTTCAGGACCTTATAGGCGGTATCACTGCAGTGACACTCGGGGATGAAGAGGCAGATAGAAGAGGTACGCAAAAGACAATTCTTGAAAGAAAATCTCCCCCAACTTTTGACATACTTATCGAGTTAAGGGAGAGAGGAGTTTTTGCCATTTATAGCAACCTTGCCGACACGGTTGATGCATTGCTGAGGGGATTTATTATAACTCCTGAAATCAAAACGATAAGCAGCCTCTCGGGGAAAAAAGATTTAACCGAAAAAAAAGACCTTACAATTACAGTACTAAAAGAAGTAAGCACGGCGATATTCCCTTTGTGCATTAATACGAGCTATCTTGAAAGGGGAATTCGTTCGGTACGGGCGCCGATGCATGTTGTAAAGGACATAGGCAGGGCTGATATTATTCTTGTGAGTAAAGAAAAACTAATGAAGAAAAAAGAAATATTAGAAGTAGCACAAAAAATGGATATTCCAGTGGAAATCCTTGAAAAAAATACGTTAAAAAATATTAAAGATTTTTTAAGGAGAACAAGAAAAAAACAACTGAAGGAAGTAGTTATCGATTATGAAAAATTGGAAGAAATTATTCAAGGCGTGCTGAGAAATGGTGGAAGCGTAGAGCTTCCTCCAGGAAATAAAACAGTAAGAGATGAAGAACAGGCGTTTATTGCCCGGTTTGGGCTAAATAGTGAAGTGATAGGGCTTGAACCTAATAGAAGGGTAATAATTTATTCAAAGAAAAGGAAGGCAAGATGAAAGGTTTATTTATCACATTTGAAGGAATTGATGGAAGCGGGAAATCAACTCAGGCAATGCTTCTTAAAGATCGGTTCGATCAGCTGAATCGTCCTGTTGTGTTTACTAAAGAACCCGGAGGGACTCCCTTAGGTAAGAAAATCAGGGAGATTTTATTAAATGATAATATGAATTCAGTATCGGAATTTTTGCTTTTTGCAGCAGACCGAAAGGAGCACGCTAAAAAAATTATTATACCATCTTTGTCAAAGG
This window harbors:
- a CDS encoding AAA family ATPase, yielding MNKNMDEQKSFEKEVFLGILPLAIREALQSIGDFDKLIEIVLDLGRKPEARFPDKTVYLMEDPVTKKELDFVISHVGDFDKDNRAGIERTLHRISAVKNRRGDIIGLTSRVGRAIYGTMEPIRDIIKGDKNVLLLGKPGVGKTTLLREAARVISEELGRRVIVVDTSNEIAGDGDIPHPGIGSARRMQVPFDRGQEDVMIEAVENHYPEVIIIDEIGRSEEAKACRTIAERGVRLIGTAHGTSIENLLVNPTLQDLIGGITAVTLGDEEADRRGTQKTILERKSPPTFDILIELRERGVFAIYSNLADTVDALLRGFIITPEIKTISSLSGKKDLTEKKDLTITVLKEVSTAIFPLCINTSYLERGIRSVRAPMHVVKDIGRADIILVSKEKLMKKKEILEVAQKMDIPVEILEKNTLKNIKDFLRRTRKKQLKEVVIDYEKLEEIIQGVLRNGGSVELPPGNKTVRDEEQAFIARFGLNSEVIGLEPNRRVIIYSKKRKAR
- a CDS encoding deoxynucleoside kinase, with amino-acid sequence MNKPKFIIAIAGNIGAGKSTLTKHLSEKWHFQSVLEPEAKNPFLKDFYKDSKKWAFYSQLFFLTERARMQKIAEANAQYLLLDRTIYEDAEVFARIVLSRKEYEIYKRAYDLIVETLTPPNLVVYLKTSVPTLMERIKERGRVYEKNIHRSYIKKLNEQYNRWMSEFKIAPVIQIDTDKYELFSLFGDMDDVRKEIETFFWCRQNKK